Proteins from one Thalassophryne amazonica chromosome 20, fThaAma1.1, whole genome shotgun sequence genomic window:
- the rpz2 gene encoding rapunzel 2 isoform X2 produces MADAAQIKKTAAKVLCCVEKVSSFASSIDPLFGIVSSLVGVARKGLLDEEGHPLDKDFQEINTKLESISKKNHQCLKQIRIDEVNETFGKYEEFIKHQYSAFTNMVVQIKKDPDNAERYMDNFKNIYERDKSDVSLDVYYRGVMGTSTLFGRSLLKVYMDHCNGDQEIMEHRCSHITHLFHMGLITLMGYRAVTEDDEDEVREKWSKRVADIQKKMQEALSQCKNGTASETSPTNGMSSEKPLTSEKASEKPLTSEKASEKPLTSEKASETSPTSGVLSESPPTSGVLSESPPTSGVLSESPPTSGVLSESPPTSGVLSETPPTSGVLSETQPISGKSSGTKPKSRKLFQPFSGKFFAKSPFSGKSS; encoded by the exons ATGGCTGATGCTGCACAGATTAAGAAAACCGCAGCTAAGGTGCTCTGCTGTGTGGAAAAGGTCTCCTCCTTCGCCTCTTCTATCGACCCTCTCTTTGGGATTGTCTCCTCTCTGGTTGGGGTAGCTCGCAAGGGCCTCTTGGATGAAGAAGGCCACCCTCTGGATAAAGACTTCCAGGAAATTAACACCAAACTGGAGAGCATCTCAAAAAAGAACCACCAGTGCCTGAAACAGATCCGCATTGATGAAGTGAATGAAACCTTTGGCAAGTATGAAGAGTTCATCAAGCACCAGTATTCTGCCTTCACTAACATGGTAGTGCAGATTAAGAAAGATCCAGACAACGCTGAGCGCTATATGGATAACTTTAAAAATATTTATGAGAGAGACAAGAGTGACGTGAGTTTGGATGTGTACTACCGAGGTGTGATGGGTACCAGCACACTGTTTGGAAGGTCGCTGCTGAAGGTCTACATGGACCACTGTAATGGTGACCAAGAGATTATGGAGCACCGATGTTCACACATCACTCACTTGTTCCACATGGGCCTCATCACACTCATGGGTTACAGAGCGGTAAcagaggatgatgaagatgaggtTCGTGAGAAATGGTCCAAAAGGGTAGCGGACATCCAGAAGAAAATGCAGGAGGCTCTCAGTCAGTGCAAGAATGGGACAGCCTCTGAA ACATCGCCCACCAATGGGATGTCATCTGAAAAGCCGCTCACCAGTGAGAAAGCATCTGAAAAGCCGCTCACCAGTGAGAAAGCATCTGAAAAGCCGCTCACCAGTGAGAAAGCATCTGAAACATCGCCCACCAGTGGAGTGTTGTCTGAATCGCCGCCCACCAGTGGAGTGTTGTCTGAATCGCCGCCCACCAGTGGAGTGTTGTCTGAATCGCCGCCCACCAGTGGAGTGTTGTCTGAATCGCCGCCCACCAGTGGAGTGTTGTCTGAAACGCCGCCCACCAGTGGAGTGTTGTCTGAAACACAGCCTATCAGTGGGAAGTCCTCTGGAACAAAACCCAAAAGTAGGAAGCTTTTTCAGCCTTTCAGTGGGAAGTTCTTTGCAAAATCACCCTTCAGTGGGAAGTCCTCATGA
- the rpz2 gene encoding rapunzel 2 isoform X1, whose product MADAAQIKKTAAKVLCCVEKVSSFASSIDPLFGIVSSLVGVARKGLLDEEGHPLDKDFQEINTKLESISKKNHQCLKQIRIDEVNETFGKYEEFIKHQYSAFTNMVVQIKKDPDNAERYMDNFKNIYERDKSDVSLDVYYRGVMGTSTLFGRSLLKVYMDHCNGDQEIMEHRCSHITHLFHMGLITLMGYRAVTEDDEDEVREKWSKRVADIQKKMQEALSQCKNGTASEILPTNGMSSKTSPTNGMSSEKPLTSEKASEKPLTSEKASEKPLTSEKASETSPTSGVLSESPPTSGVLSESPPTSGVLSESPPTSGVLSESPPTSGVLSETPPTSGVLSETQPISGKSSGTKPKSRKLFQPFSGKFFAKSPFSGKSS is encoded by the coding sequence ATGGCTGATGCTGCACAGATTAAGAAAACCGCAGCTAAGGTGCTCTGCTGTGTGGAAAAGGTCTCCTCCTTCGCCTCTTCTATCGACCCTCTCTTTGGGATTGTCTCCTCTCTGGTTGGGGTAGCTCGCAAGGGCCTCTTGGATGAAGAAGGCCACCCTCTGGATAAAGACTTCCAGGAAATTAACACCAAACTGGAGAGCATCTCAAAAAAGAACCACCAGTGCCTGAAACAGATCCGCATTGATGAAGTGAATGAAACCTTTGGCAAGTATGAAGAGTTCATCAAGCACCAGTATTCTGCCTTCACTAACATGGTAGTGCAGATTAAGAAAGATCCAGACAACGCTGAGCGCTATATGGATAACTTTAAAAATATTTATGAGAGAGACAAGAGTGACGTGAGTTTGGATGTGTACTACCGAGGTGTGATGGGTACCAGCACACTGTTTGGAAGGTCGCTGCTGAAGGTCTACATGGACCACTGTAATGGTGACCAAGAGATTATGGAGCACCGATGTTCACACATCACTCACTTGTTCCACATGGGCCTCATCACACTCATGGGTTACAGAGCGGTAAcagaggatgatgaagatgaggtTCGTGAGAAATGGTCCAAAAGGGTAGCGGACATCCAGAAGAAAATGCAGGAGGCTCTCAGTCAGTGCAAGAATGGGACAGCCTCTGAAATACTGCCTACCAATGGGATGTCATCTAAAACATCGCCCACCAATGGGATGTCATCTGAAAAGCCGCTCACCAGTGAGAAAGCATCTGAAAAGCCGCTCACCAGTGAGAAAGCATCTGAAAAGCCGCTCACCAGTGAGAAAGCATCTGAAACATCGCCCACCAGTGGAGTGTTGTCTGAATCGCCGCCCACCAGTGGAGTGTTGTCTGAATCGCCGCCCACCAGTGGAGTGTTGTCTGAATCGCCGCCCACCAGTGGAGTGTTGTCTGAATCGCCGCCCACCAGTGGAGTGTTGTCTGAAACGCCGCCCACCAGTGGAGTGTTGTCTGAAACACAGCCTATCAGTGGGAAGTCCTCTGGAACAAAACCCAAAAGTAGGAAGCTTTTTCAGCCTTTCAGTGGGAAGTTCTTTGCAAAATCACCCTTCAGTGGGAAGTCCTCATGA